The Pan troglodytes isolate AG18354 chromosome 19, NHGRI_mPanTro3-v2.0_pri, whole genome shotgun sequence region ATTTATTACGTACTTTTTTGTGTGATAAGTACTGTATATGTGTTAATTTAATCTTGACCAAAACCCCAGGAGATATTATCTTCTACTTGCAGGTGAGGAGACTGAgtaacttgctgaaggtcacataGTTGGTAACTTCCAGACATGTGATACAAATCCAAATCTGTGTGACTCCGCAGCCCATGCTGGTTTGCCCATAGCAATGTCTCTCAAATTTTTTCATGAAGTAACCTCAAGTTGCAAGAAAAACCAAAACATATTCCCAGGGGGGGTTTGGGAGATTACTGAAGTATCCAGTTTAAGCCTGATGTGTCTCTGACCTCATacttttctcttaaattttatttttatatttgcattttacccccacattttgtttttatttctatatatatatatatatatatatttttgagatggagtctcgctctgtcacagaggctggagtgcagtggcatgatcttggctcactgcaagctctgcctcccgggttcacaccattctcctgcctcagcctcccaagtagctgggactacaggtgcctgccaccacacccggctaattttttgtatttttagtagagatggggtttcaccatgttagccaggatagtctatctcctgatctcatgatccgcccacctcggcctcccaaagtgctgtgaaacaggcgtgagacaccacgctcggctaatttatttatttttagagggagtctctctctgtttccaggctggagtgcagtggcctgatctcactcactgcaacctctgcctcccgggttcaagctattctcctgcctcagcctcctaagtagctgggactataggcacacatcaacacgcccagctaatttttgtgtttttagtagagacagggtttcatcatgttggccaggatggtcttgatctcttgacctcatgatccacccgcctcggcctcccaaagtgctaggattacaggagtgagccaccgtgcccggcctaccccatgttttattaaagtttattttctttttcaaaaattttaatgatttatcCACACTACACAGATGTAATGTCTGCTTAATATAAACCATTTCAAATGACTGAGGTAAATCATTTAACTCTTCCCTCcctgaaagattttttttgagaaaagtgaTTACACAAGAAGGTGCACCTTCCATATTTATCCCATAGCTTTGTTTAGTTCCTAGTGCGTGGCTTCAAAAACCTGGATCCCAGTTTGAAAGCATGACTACAGAGCAAATTGCATTAAAGACATCTTAAGaatgatgatgaaaataattattataggCAAGggccagaagatttttttttttttttctgagacggagtctcgctctgtcgcccaggctggaatgtggtggcgtgatctaggctcactgcaagctccgcctcctgggttcatgcaattctcctgcctcagcctcccgagtagctgggactacaggcgcccaccaccgcacccagctaattttttgtatttttagtagagacggggtttcaccatgttagccaggatggtctcgatctcctgaccttgtgatctgcagAAGATATTAATAGCACTTAAATTATACAGCTATAGATAGAGTTgagtgggggttttttttgtttttttattttgctttgttttgtttttgagatggagtctcgctctgtcgcccagattggagtggagttacgcaatctcagctcactgcaatctcaacctcccgggctcaattagttctcccacctcagcctcccaagtagctgggactagaggcatgtaccaccatgctggctaatttttgtattttttgtagagatggggttttgccctgttgcccaggctggtctcaaactcctgagatcaagcgatgtgccctctttggcctcccaaagtgcttggattccaggcttaagccactgtgccaggccaaagTAGTTTTGAACTTTCCACTGTCAACGAAAGAAATTCTAAACATGACCGATTCCACTGAGTTTGACCAAACTAACTGAAGACTTATTGTTGAATGTGGTAATACCATGTTTTTTCTTCACCCAAGAATCTGGGTGCTTTATAAGCATAAGCATGAATTCTCCCTGAGGATAGTATTTATGCGTCCACTGAGTGCTCAAATATAGACCATATTAGAAGTTAAGCAATGGGTTGAGTGGCCAACCACATTTTGGCCAGTCCTACAAGACTTTCTCTGACCTACCAAATGGGGTATAAATGCTTCTCGTATTCTCCTCGCCAGTAGGGACTCAAAATCTTAATAGCTCGGGGTAGTAAAAAGGATGCTaggtttgaatcttggctttAAGAAAACTGTGctgaggtgttttgtttgtttgagacagggtttcactctgtcacccaagctggagtgcagtggcatgatcatagctcactcccaggctgaagggatcctcccaccacagacttctgagtagctgggacgaccggtgcatgccaccatgcccggctaatttttcgtactTTTGGTacagacagtgtttcgccatgttgtcgaggctggtctcaaactcatgagctcaaaaagatccacctgcctcgacctcccaaagtgctgggattacaggcacgagccactgcgcccggccagctttttttcttttatcagaattGATATTAAACTATATGCTGAGCTTCCATGTCCTTATCTTCCTTTTGGCATGGCTATGGCCATTTGAAATGTGTGGGATTTGCTAAAGTGCTCAACATACgttgtttccttttttagatCTAAGTATGTAGAGGGCTCTGATTTGCAATATTTAGAAAGTTCTTCTAAGCTGGGAAGAAAAGTCAAGACTAAGAATCATTGCcaacagggccgggcgcggtggctcacgcctgtactcccagcattttgggaggccgaggcaggcggatcacgaggtcaggagttcgagaccagcctggccaatatggtgaaaccccttctctaataataatacaaaaattagccgggcatggtggcgtgcgcctgtaatcccaggtactcaagaggctgaggcaggagactcacttgaacccgggaggcgaaggttgcagtgagccgacatcgtgccactgcactccatcatgggcaacacagtgaggctccgtctcaaaaaaaaaaaaaaaaaatcgccaaTAGGTAGGGAATAAGTTACCCCCTGCTAAATAAGTTACACTCACCTAGGCAAGGAAGGAACTCATAAACCACCTTCTAAACTGCTTGTCTTCCTCCCCGAAGTTCTGTAATTTAGAGGGGGTCACTACCACTGCTTGAACACCCCTTCCCAAGTCTGTACCACAAAAGGAGCTCTTGTGTagcccagcccctccctctcAGGACCCCAGGAGCCCAGACACACTAATGGGGACATTAGTTGCTTACTTTTCCAGCTACTGCTTAAGCTAGGCAGGCCATGAAGAAATAACGGTCTCAGTAACCTCCATGCTCGGGATACGACTCCCGGGAAGACGTGGGTGGGTGCGGGGAATGCGGACTGATCCCTCCCAGCGGCCGTTGGGGGCTGGCCCACAATCCCTCGCGAGGGCGGGAAAAGCAATGTGgtggttggggtgggggggggggggtcagaAAAGGGGGACGGTCAGCGGGAAGAGCCAAGAGACTGCAACTCTACAAAGAGCACGCAGATTAATTCTAATGATTGTTCCCTGAGCTTTTCACACCAAAATAATGGTAACTGGCTAGTGTGTGCTCGTTACGCTCACTACTCCCACTCGAGATCATTCCTATTAATGACTCTGAGGCTTCACCTAACAGGCCACGGTGGAGGCAAGGAAATGTGGCGTGGAGAACCCACTGGGCCTGGCTCTCCGTCCTATGGTCTCCGTCCATCGTTTTACAGTCAGGGTGTACATTTGATGAGGAATCTCTAAATGGGATTTTGGGGAATCAAAACGGAATGGTGCATAAGTGTGAAAATTTACAAGACTGCGCAAAGCTGCAAGGCCCGGAGCCCCGTGCGGCCAGGCCGCAGAGCCGGCCCCTTCCGCTTTACGTCTGACGTCACGCCGCACGCCCCAGCGAGGGCGTGCGGAGTTTGGCTGCTCAGGGGTTAGCAGCTGAGCCTGCGCGAGTGCGCGGGAAGACGTTCCGCTTTGAAATGCAGCGGGATTTGGTGAGTTTCCCGCTGTCTCCGGCGGTGCGGGTGAAGCTGGTGTCTGCGGGGTTCCAGACGGCTGAGGAACTCCTAGAGGTGAAACCCTCCGAGCTTAGCAAAGGTAATGACTCCTGATGGCAAGCTGAGGTGTAGGGGGGTTGCCCCTACACTGAGGCACACCGGCCGCCGTCAGCGCCGCCTCAGTCTTCGTTCTCTCGCCTCGGCCTTCAGCCCAGTCTCCGTTAGATTCTGCTTCCTCCCACGTCCATGTTTACAGCGTGAAAGAGCTCCTCGACTCCACTTACAAGTTGTCTGAATGGTTAGGAGAACTGTGGTCGTGAAAACATTTActaattgcttttcctctggcaATGCCTGCTGAATGCTTTGAGGATtgtctcatttaaccctcaacCCGCTTACGTAGATTATTATATTCAGTATATGGATGAGAGAACTGATATCTTGGGGAGCTTAGGTAACTTTTCATGCTAACTGGGTTAGGAAATACTGGAGTCAGAATTGGTTGTCTAATTTTTGCTGTTCCAAGATCCAAGGGGTAAGGGTTAAATTTCAGAAATGCAGGATTTTGTGTAGGACTAGAGACACTAAGAATGAGAAAGGGAGTAGAATCCCCGGAATCTTGAGGAAGCAGTAGAAAGAATATTCTCCTCTTACGTAATTAACTGAAACACCCAAAACCTCATATTCCAGAGCATTGCAGATGGGAACTACTGCATCCTGAGACATACAAATATGAGGCTGGCGGTGGTCACTTGTTGTGCACATTACTCTATGACATGTCTGGACCTGTACTATTCACTGAAGAAGATGGAACAGAATTTTAAGTTACTGCCCTTACTGATGGAAAATACAGAGGTTTCAATTCGCCTCTAAAGAATAAGTCTCGTGGACCCAGCCTTAACTGTTTAAGTCATACCGCGCGCAgactgtgtcccccaaaatttgaTGGGCTCTTTTTTCTTCAACAAGTtcttttcaaagaagaaatgtgAGACCCTGAATAATAATGATCACTAACAACTATTGACTACTTTAGATGGTCTTGATACTCTACCAAGCTTTTTACATGTATCgtctcattcccattttatagacgaaaaaaatctgagcaaaaaagaaaaagtgaagtaatttgcccaaagtcacgcAGTAAGTGGTGCCAGGATTTACAAACCCAGGCAATCTAATTCCAGCATTCAGGCTCTTGATAGGATTTTCATTTCCTAAATGCTGTCATCACCATTGTCTTTTATTAGCCCCATATTTATGGCTCATATTCTTATCAGATCAAGCACTGATATATCAAACTGATAAGTGATGTCATCCTCACCATTATTTCTTCACCAGCTTGTTTTGTaattgccattttcttttctcaggcCACACTGTCAGATGGGTGAAATTGTGTAGTCGAGGAAgcataaatgtattctttaaaatGCTGGTGCCTTGAATAATTGTTCTCATTAGTTTGGAGTGATACATGAATTTTTTACATCAGTTATTTCCATgaaaagtttttattataaataatacatgcATATGTGCTTCTTAAAGTTGTACCTTGTTTTAAGCAGTTAAAACATCTATTTTcattctcatctgaaaaataatttgtatacctTATGAGAGCGAGATAATTATGGCTTCATAAGACCAAAAGGGatagtaaaaatatggtaatagtgagtacatttttatttctgcttcctgAGACACTTGTAGGTACTCAGAAATGCTTTAGTTGAATTGTTTCTGAGGTAATAGGTAATTCTTTATGTGATGACTAAGAAAACAAATACCTTTAttaagctgaatttttttttttttttttttttttttttttttttgagacagagtctcgcactgtcatccaggctggaatgcagtggtgcgatccaggctggagtgcagtggtgcaggttcaagtgattgtcctgcctcagcctcccaagtagctggaattataacgcgtgccaccatgcccggctaatttttgtatttttagtagagatggagtttcaccatgttggccaggctggtcttcaactcctgacctcaggtgatctggctgcctcagcctcccaaagtactgggattttaggcatgagccactgtgtccggccaaactgaaaaattaaatggTTGATAGAatgttgcatttttatgtttctcCACTCCTAGCATCACTGTTGTCTACAAATTAATAAAGACAATCGATTATCATGTTACACTTTTAAATCTCTAAAATTagggttctttttttcttattttactttcagAAGTTGGGATATCTAAAGCAGAAGCCTTAGAAACTCTGCAAATTATCAGAAGAGAATGTCTCACAAATAAACCAAGATATGCTGGTACATCTGAGTCACGCAAGAAGTGTACAGCACTGGAACTTCTTGAGCAGGAGCATACCCAGGGCTTCATAATCACCTTCTGTTCAGCACTAGATGATATTCTTGGGGGTGGAGTGCCCTtaatgaaaacaacagaaatttgtggTGCACCAGGTGTTGGAAAAACACAATTATGGTAAAATAAAGTGTTCTCCTTTTAAGGGTGGGTTTAATAACATATTATGAAAGTAGTATTTTATACTATCGTCAGGAAACCAAGTAAGATATATATGTGCTCTTAATTTTAAGTGTGTATGTGCATTAAAAATTAGCTTACTATTTGTGTTACTTCATTATCCCTTCTTGATAAATGTATGCAATTATTCTGATGTGAAAAAGTGTTTCTTTTGCAAATTGTACTGCAGTCATAAGGTTAAACAGGAAGTTTCTGCTTTATTCATTCCTGAGACTATATTTGAAAGTCAGATGTTTGAAAGTAGATTTATGGCTAGggctagtggctcatgcctataatcccagcactttgggaggccgaggcaggaggattgcttgagcccaggagtttgaggcctgcctgggcaacatagtgagacctcgtctctactaaaaatggaaaattagctgagtgtggtggcacatgcctgtggtcctagctacttgggaggctgaggcaggaggatcgcttgagccagggaggtcaaaactgcagtgagcctTAATCACATcactgggcagcagagtgagaccctatctcaaaaaaaaaaaagaggccggggatggtggctcacgcctgtaatcccagcactttgggaggctgaggcgggtggatcacctgagatcaggagttcaagaccagcctggtcaacatggcgaaaccctatctctactaaaaataaaaaaattagccaggcatggtggttcacgcctatagtctcagctcctcgggaggctgaggcaggagaatcgcttgaacttgggaggtggaggttgcagtgagccaagatcatgccactgcactccagcttgggtgacagagcaagactctgtctcaaaagaaaaaaaaaaaaaaggtagatttATGTATAATAAGGGGCTCCATTTTGAGAGGCCTGgaaatgattaaaatattcttaattggctgggcgcagtggctgacgcttgtaatcccagcactttgggaggccaaggcaggcggatcatgaggtcaggagatcgagaccatcctggctaacacggtgaaaccccgtttctactaaaaaatacaaagaattagccgggcgtggtggcgggcgcttgtagtcctagctactcgggcagctgaggcaggagaatggcgtaaacctgggaggcggagcttgcagtgagcttggatcacgtcactgcactccagcctgggcgacagagcgagactccgtctcaaaacataaataaaataaaataaaatatccttaaTCTTGGTTTTATAGGCATGCCCTCCCCGAATCCAGTTGATTTACATATAGTCGATTGGTTCACATTATATCTGGAGTCATGAAGAGTTAGACGTTTCTGTTGCCTTGGGgagtatatttacatttataaaacttTAGTGATACCTAACTTGTCATTATCTGGAGTTCAAAAACACTACCTTAGATCATCATCATGATTTGGTTGTTTGTCATCTTTCTGTTGACAGTATGCAGTTGGCAGTAGATGTGCAGATACCAGAATGTTTTGGAGGAGTGGCAGGTGAAGCAGTTTTTATTGATACAGAGGGAAGTTTTATGGTTGATAGAGTGGTAGACCTTGCTACTGCCTGCATTGAGCACCTTCAGCTTATAGCAGAAAAACACAAGGGAGAGGGTAAGTTAGTAAatgatcttctttttttctgtattaataaaagtaatttgCATTTGTGCCCATCTGAGACCTCAGCAACACTCCATTTGGAATGTGAAGCCTAATTACTGGACAGTTAACTAGTGTTAAACTCTTTTACTACTGTTACAAAATGAGAAATGCCACAGCCTggactggcttttttttcttccccttttatgGCCCTCACTTCTTCCTGTAGGAGCTTTGGGACAAAACCTATGTATGTATTTCAGTCATCATACTCCATCTTATCAGGTGTAAGTTAACGGTGCCGGACACCTTAATATAAGCAACTGTTGTTAAATGCTTTCCAATGTATAAGGACTTCCATATTGGTTTTCCAAAAACCAAAGGTAGCTTTGAAAACCACGTCTGAGGCCGGatgcagtgctcatgcctgtaatcccagccctttgggaggccaaggcgggtggatcacgaggtcaggagttcaagaccagcctggccaacatgatgaaaccctatctgtactgaaaataccaaaattagccaggtgtgatggcacatgcctgtaatctcagctactaaggaggctgaggcaggagaatcacttgaactcaggagttggagattgcagtgagcccagattacgccactgcactccagcctaggcaacagagtgagactactctgtctcttaaaaaaaaaaaaaccacgtcTGAAATCTTTGGATTGTTAAGCAGATTGACTTGGGGGCTTTGATTATATAGCTGATTTCATAACTGCACTAATTGTTAAAGTGTTTGGGAGGTGTTGTTTTGGTGCTTGTTATGTGAAAATAAAGTGACTGtaaaacgattttttttttttttttttgagacaaagtttcgcttttgctgcccaggctggagtgcagtggcacaatcttggctcactgcaccttccacctcctgggttcaagggattctcctgcctcagcctcccgagtagctggaattacaggcatgtgccaccacgcccagctaattttgtatttttagtacagacagggtttctctatgttgatcaggctggtctcaaactcctgacctcaggtgatcctcccgcctcagcctcccaaagtgctgggattacgggcgtgagccaccgcgcccggccaattttttttttcttttttgagagagtcttgctctgtggcccaggctagagtacagtggcgcgatctcggctcactgcagcctctgcctcccaggttcaagcaattctcctgccttagcctcctgagtagctggaattataggcatgtgtcaccatgcccagctaatttttttttttttttttttttttgagacagggtctcactgtcgcccaggctagagtgtaatggcacaatctcagctcactgcaagctctgcctcctgggttcacgccattctcctgccttagcctcccaagtagctgggactacaggcgcccaccaccatgcccagctaattttttttgtatttttagtagagacagggtttcactatgttagccaggatggtctcgatctcctgacctcatgatctgcctgccttggcctcccaaagtggtgggattacaggcatgagccaccgcacccggccacacccagctaatttttgtattttttgtagagagggggtttcaccatataggcAAGTcagctcttgaactcctgacctcaggtgatccgcccacctcggcctcccaaagtgctgggattataggcgtgagccaccacgcccagccttaaacagttttttgaaagataatttataggccgggtgcagtgtctcattcctgtaaacccagcactttgggaggccgaggcgggcggatcatctgaagtcaggagccatggcgaaaccccgtctgtactaaaaatacaaaaaattagccgagcatggtggcaggtacctgtaatcccagctactcaggaggatgaggcaggagaatcgcttgaacccaggaggcggaggttgcagtgagccgagatcgtgccactgcactccattctgggcgacaaaagtgaaactccttctcaaaaaaaaaaaggaaatttatattCAAGTTCTTATCCTTTAAATTACTT contains the following coding sequences:
- the RAD51C gene encoding DNA repair protein RAD51 homolog 3 isoform X3; the encoded protein is MQRDLVSFPLSPAVRVKLVSAGFQTAEELLEVKPSELSKEVGISKAEALETLQIIRRECLTNKPRYAGTSESRKKCTALELLEQEHTQGFIITFCSALDDILGGGVPLMKTTEICGAPGVGKTQLCMQLAVDVQIPECFGGVAGEAVFIDTEGSFMVDRVVDLATACIEHLQLIAEKHKGEEHQKALEDFTLDNILSHIYYFRCRDYTELLAQVYLLPDFLSEHSKVRLVIVDGIAFPFRHDLDDLSLRTRLLNGLAQQMISLANNHRLAVILTNQMTTKIDRNQALLVPALGWQHCTSHPARRNAQYCFKSNLRDLEILLLLLHVHGKQKVP
- the RAD51C gene encoding DNA repair protein RAD51 homolog 3 isoform X5; protein product: MQRDLVSFPLSPAVRVKLVSAGFQTAEELLEVKPSELSKEVGISKAEALETLQIIRRECLTNKPRYAGTSESRKKCTALELLEQEHTQGFIITFCSALDDILGGGVPLMKTTEICGAPGVGKTQLCMQLAVDVQIPECFGGVAGEAVFIDTEGSFMVDRVVDLATACIEHLQLIAEKHKGEEHQKALEDFTLDNILSHIYYFRCRDYTELLAQVYLLPDFLSEHSKVRLVIVDGIAFPFRHDLDDLSLRTRLLNGLAQQMISLANNHRLAVILTNQMTTKIDRNQALLVPALASGI
- the RAD51C gene encoding DNA repair protein RAD51 homolog 3 isoform X4: MQRDLVSFPLSPAVRVKLVSAGFQTAEELLEVKPSELSKEVGISKAEALETLQIIRRECLTNKPRYAGTSESRKKCTALELLEQEHTQGFIITFCSALDDILGGGVPLMKTTEICGAPGVGKTQLCMQLAVDVQIPECFGGVAGEAVFIDTEGSFMVDRVVDLATACIEHLQLIAEKHKGEEHQKALEDFTLDNILSHIYYFRCRDYTELLAQVYLLPDFLSEHSKVRLVIVDGIAFPFRHDLDDLSLRTRLLNGLAQQMISLANNHRLAAGVKWHALGSLQPLPAPGSNDSPASASGVAGITGNFNQSDDNKD